From Candidatus Omnitrophota bacterium, a single genomic window includes:
- a CDS encoding response regulator, translating into MKKRILVVDDDFSVRETLADILRSRDYEVVEASSGAEAVVNASAGKYDCVIIDLRLPDTTGLEVIEKISGDVPKNKIIVITGYASSDMLAKTLEEAEFFLLLKPVDTEQMLSVVTKIIAQ; encoded by the coding sequence ATGAAAAAAAGAATTCTTGTGGTCGATGACGATTTCAGCGTCAGAGAGACACTCGCCGATATCCTGCGCAGCCGCGATTATGAGGTCGTGGAAGCCTCATCCGGCGCCGAGGCCGTGGTGAATGCCTCGGCCGGAAAATATGATTGCGTTATAATAGACCTGCGATTGCCCGATACCACGGGGCTTGAAGTCATTGAAAAAATATCCGGCGATGTGCCGAAAAACAAAATAATAGTCATCACCGGTTACGCGTCTTCCGATATGCTGGCGAAAACTCTTGAGGAGGCCGAGTTTTTTCTTTTGCTCAAGCCCGTTGACACGGAGCAGATGCTTTCAGTCGTTACAAAAATTATCGCGCAATGA
- a CDS encoding HAMP domain-containing histidine kinase, with translation ELARARFEKTRKNMELSFNEHIAIIRPPLRETFISLILNLHEWGQLNTFFVRFASLYPQLERIALHSSGRRLAEMSRWPEGSFGKAQIDPETSLSNIFWLAGKPYVEFALPSDNDREVRGTIALAPFIEEAEKMTLTPGGSVKVYSTPPGSAPSGDTKAGCTEKRYPLLEGRWTLCLMEEESHGFYKGFRNGFVIFSLVALAFTFSLAMSFANNLTSRLEALASGSIAQGEGFDEISALEEKLSGFYDIKSKLKKQISSQESAGILGHHVAMIGHEFRNPIAAIKNAQYFIDSQLPPALKKSKIGRHLDIIKNEIKQISFMIEDLLSLSRLKPPVFALCDIGGILGECVEMFKQEYKLIDFELAVKKNLRAQADASEIRQVFANIIKNACEAITPPGEIKISASVDKNSIRIRFADSGCGIPADKIKEIWEPFISTKSSGMGFGLATVKKIVEERHKGTISLTSREGEGTKMTVYLPCEQQQL, from the coding sequence AAGAGCTTGCGCGTGCGCGTTTTGAGAAGACCCGGAAAAATATGGAGTTGTCTTTCAATGAGCATATAGCGATAATACGCCCGCCGCTCAGGGAAACTTTTATATCGCTGATACTCAATCTTCACGAATGGGGGCAGCTCAACACTTTTTTCGTCAGGTTCGCGTCTCTCTATCCGCAGCTGGAAAGGATCGCTCTCCATTCCTCCGGACGCCGTCTTGCCGAAATGTCAAGATGGCCAGAGGGCAGTTTCGGGAAGGCCCAGATTGATCCTGAAACGTCGCTGAGCAATATTTTCTGGCTTGCCGGCAAACCCTATGTCGAATTCGCTCTTCCTTCCGATAATGACCGCGAGGTGCGGGGAACAATAGCGCTTGCTCCTTTCATAGAAGAGGCGGAGAAAATGACTTTAACGCCTGGCGGTTCGGTTAAAGTTTACTCCACTCCGCCGGGATCCGCTCCGTCGGGTGATACCAAAGCGGGCTGTACAGAAAAACGGTATCCTCTTCTGGAAGGGCGGTGGACATTGTGCCTTATGGAAGAAGAGTCCCATGGCTTTTATAAAGGCTTTCGCAACGGATTTGTTATATTCTCGCTGGTAGCGCTCGCTTTCACTTTTTCGCTGGCGATGTCTTTCGCCAACAATCTGACATCACGCCTTGAGGCGTTGGCCTCCGGAAGCATAGCGCAGGGAGAGGGTTTTGACGAGATCTCGGCTCTCGAGGAGAAATTGAGTGGATTTTACGATATAAAAAGCAAACTCAAAAAACAGATCAGTTCGCAGGAATCCGCCGGGATACTCGGGCATCATGTCGCGATGATAGGGCATGAGTTCAGGAATCCCATCGCCGCGATAAAAAACGCGCAGTATTTTATAGACTCGCAGCTGCCCCCGGCGTTAAAGAAGAGCAAAATAGGCAGGCACCTGGATATCATAAAAAACGAGATAAAGCAGATATCGTTTATGATAGAGGATCTTCTCAGTCTTTCAAGATTAAAACCGCCGGTTTTCGCGCTTTGTGATATAGGCGGGATTCTGGGCGAATGCGTTGAGATGTTCAAGCAGGAATACAAACTCATTGATTTTGAACTGGCTGTGAAAAAAAATCTCCGGGCTCAGGCCGACGCGTCGGAAATAAGGCAGGTCTTCGCCAACATTATCAAAAATGCCTGCGAGGCCATAACTCCTCCCGGAGAAATCAAAATATCGGCTTCTGTCGATAAGAATTCCATCAGGATCAGATTCGCCGATAGCGGATGCGGAATCCCGGCCGATAAGATAAAAGAGATATGGGAACCTTTTATTTCCACAAAAAGTTCCGGTATGGGATTCGGCCTGGCGACGGTCAAAAAGATAGTGGAAGAAAGGCATAAAGGGACGATCTCGCTCACAAGCAGGGAGGGGGAGGGCACGAAAATGACGGTGTACCTGCCCTGCGAGCAGCAACAGTTATGA